Proteins co-encoded in one Alphaproteobacteria bacterium PA2 genomic window:
- a CDS encoding single-stranded DNA-binding protein gives MAGSVNKVILVGNLGADPEIRSLGSGDRVANLRIATSESWRDRTSGERKEKTEWHRVVIFNENLVKVAENYLKKGSTVYIEGSIQTRKWTDQSGVEKFSTEIVLQKFRGELTMLGGRGGDDAGGSRDSGDYAGGGGGFGGGRANPGSGPREDFSADLDDEIPF, from the coding sequence ATGGCGGGAAGCGTCAACAAGGTCATTCTGGTGGGCAATCTCGGCGCCGACCCTGAAATTCGCAGCCTGGGATCGGGTGATCGCGTCGCAAACCTGCGCATTGCGACGTCTGAGTCCTGGCGGGATCGCACTTCGGGCGAGCGCAAGGAAAAGACCGAGTGGCACCGGGTGGTGATCTTCAACGAGAACCTGGTGAAGGTGGCGGAAAACTATCTGAAAAAGGGCTCCACGGTTTACATTGAGGGTTCGATCCAGACCCGCAAATGGACCGACCAGTCGGGCGTCGAGAAGTTCTCGACGGAAATCGTCCTGCAGAAGTTCCGTGGCGAACTGACCATGCTGGGCGGTCGCGGCGGTGATGACGCCGGCGGCAGCCGCGATAGCGGCGACTATGCCGGAGGCGGCGGAGGCTTTGGCGGCGGCCGGGCCAATCCGGGCTCTGGCCCAAGGGAAGACTTCTCGGCCGATCTGGACGACGAAATCCCGTTCTAG
- a CDS encoding pantetheine-phosphate adenylyltransferase: MATRIGFYPGTFDPIHNGHTDIIGRVVKLVDKLVLGVAINTGKGPMFSLDERVAIVEAEAAALSGSTEIVVMPYEGLTMHFARHIGANVIVRGLRAVSDFEFEFQMTAMNQQLDREIETVFLMADPRHQAIASKLVKEIALLGGDVSKFVSPRVKEALLAKVGRTPPQNG, from the coding sequence ATGGCGACCCGCATTGGGTTTTATCCCGGGACGTTTGATCCCATCCACAATGGCCATACCGACATCATTGGTCGGGTGGTCAAGTTGGTGGACAAGCTTGTCCTCGGCGTGGCCATCAATACCGGCAAGGGGCCCATGTTCAGCCTCGACGAGCGTGTCGCTATCGTCGAAGCCGAAGCTGCAGCCCTGAGCGGATCCACCGAAATTGTTGTCATGCCCTACGAAGGCCTGACCATGCATTTTGCCCGGCATATCGGTGCCAATGTCATTGTCCGCGGCCTGCGCGCCGTGTCTGACTTTGAATTCGAGTTCCAGATGACCGCCATGAACCAGCAACTGGATCGCGAGATCGAGACCGTGTTCCTGATGGCCGATCCCCGGCATCAGGCCATCGCCTCGAAGCTGGTCAAGGAAATCGCCCTTCTGGGCGGAGATGTGAGCAAGTTCGTCAGTCCCCGGGTCAAGGAAGCCCTGCTGGCCAAGGTTGGCCGGACTCCGCCTCAAAACGGCTAA
- a CDS encoding DNA gyrase subunit A: MSDDQNTPSLDGRQGGIAPIAIEDELRRSYLDYAMSVIVSRALPDVRDGLKPVHRRILFSMNEQGHTPDRSYVKSARVVGDVMGKYHPHGDVAIYDTLVRMAQPFSMGLLLIDGQGNFGSVDNDPPAAMRYTECRLTKAAMSILADLDKETVDFKENYDGSESEPVVLPSRIPNLLVNGAGGIAVGMATNIPPHNLGEIVDACLAYVDDPEIGLDQLLDIVPGPDFPTGGEIIGRTGARNALMTGRGPVIIRGKAAIEDIRKDREAIIITAIPFQVNKASLVERIAELVREKRIEGVADLRDESDRDGMRVVVELKRDASADVVLNQLYRFTPLQSSFGVNMLALDRGRPRQMGLRDMIVAFVDFREEVVVRRIKFELSKARDRGHVLVGLAIAVANIDEFIHIIRSSKDPAEARERLVARDWPAGDMLPLVELIADPRSFVVDGGNIRLTDEQSRAILALTLSRLTGLGRDEIFGEARSLADLIQGHLTTLSSRENIMAIVRSELVEVREAYAVPRRTEIVDGDADVEDEDLIAREDMVITVTHGGYVKRTPLVTYRTQHRGGKGRSGMSTKDEDAVTRVFSASTHTPMLFFSSGGKVYKLKVWRLPVGTPTSRGKAFINLFPIEPGETITSILPLPEDEATWDRFDVMFATQSGGVRRNKLSDFVQINRNGKIAMKLDDGDSIIGVGLCNAAQNDILLTTALGRCIRFATEEVRVFAGRESTGVRGIRLADTDQVISMAVLRSVDATAAERAAYVKHANAMRRAELGADSGEAEETSAPTDDEEAEGEDMASLSLERIAELGAAEEQILTVSTEGFGKRTSAYEFRRTGRGGQGLLAQDLSKKGGRLAASFPVDEHDEILLVTDQGQLIRTPVSQVRVVGRNSQGVTIFRTAENEHVVSVERLADQGGDEDDGDAGGEGEDVSGAPDA; this comes from the coding sequence TTGAGTGATGATCAAAACACCCCGTCTCTGGACGGTCGGCAGGGGGGTATAGCCCCTATTGCGATTGAGGATGAGCTGAGGCGCTCGTACCTCGACTACGCCATGAGCGTCATTGTCAGCCGGGCCCTGCCCGACGTGCGCGATGGCCTCAAGCCGGTTCACCGCCGGATCCTGTTTTCGATGAATGAGCAGGGCCACACCCCTGATCGCTCCTACGTGAAATCGGCCCGTGTGGTCGGCGACGTCATGGGTAAATATCACCCCCACGGCGACGTCGCGATCTATGACACCCTGGTCCGCATGGCCCAGCCCTTCTCCATGGGTCTGCTGCTGATCGACGGTCAGGGCAATTTCGGCTCGGTGGACAATGATCCGCCCGCCGCCATGCGATACACCGAGTGCCGCCTGACCAAGGCCGCCATGTCCATTCTGGCGGACCTCGACAAGGAAACCGTCGACTTCAAGGAAAACTATGACGGCTCGGAGTCCGAGCCCGTTGTCCTGCCATCGCGCATTCCCAACCTGTTGGTGAACGGGGCGGGGGGTATCGCCGTCGGCATGGCCACCAATATTCCGCCCCACAATCTGGGTGAGATCGTCGACGCCTGCCTGGCCTATGTCGATGACCCGGAAATCGGCCTCGACCAGCTGCTGGACATTGTTCCCGGGCCGGACTTCCCGACCGGCGGCGAAATCATCGGCCGGACCGGTGCGCGCAACGCCCTGATGACCGGGCGAGGTCCCGTCATCATCCGCGGCAAGGCGGCGATCGAGGATATCCGCAAGGACCGGGAAGCCATCATCATCACGGCCATCCCCTTCCAGGTGAACAAGGCCTCACTTGTCGAGCGGATCGCCGAACTGGTCCGTGAAAAGCGTATTGAAGGCGTCGCCGACCTGCGGGACGAAAGCGACCGCGACGGCATGCGTGTCGTGGTCGAGCTCAAGCGCGACGCATCGGCCGACGTTGTCCTGAACCAGCTCTATCGCTTTACGCCCCTGCAGAGCTCGTTCGGCGTCAACATGCTGGCCCTGGATCGCGGGCGTCCGCGGCAGATGGGCCTTCGGGACATGATTGTCGCCTTCGTGGACTTCCGCGAAGAAGTGGTGGTCCGCCGGATCAAGTTCGAACTGAGCAAGGCCCGCGATCGCGGCCACGTCCTGGTCGGTCTGGCCATCGCCGTCGCCAATATCGACGAGTTCATCCATATCATCCGGTCCTCAAAGGATCCGGCAGAGGCCCGTGAGCGCCTCGTCGCCCGCGACTGGCCGGCGGGCGACATGCTGCCCCTGGTGGAGCTGATCGCCGACCCGCGCAGCTTCGTCGTGGACGGCGGTAACATCCGCCTTACCGATGAGCAGTCCCGCGCCATCCTGGCCCTGACCCTGTCGCGACTGACCGGCCTTGGCCGGGATGAGATCTTTGGCGAGGCGCGCAGCCTGGCCGACCTGATCCAGGGCCACCTGACGACCCTGTCGTCCCGCGAAAACATCATGGCCATTGTCCGGTCCGAACTTGTCGAGGTCCGCGAGGCCTATGCCGTTCCCCGCCGCACGGAAATCGTCGACGGCGACGCCGACGTGGAAGACGAAGACCTGATCGCCCGGGAGGACATGGTCATCACCGTGACCCACGGCGGCTATGTGAAGCGGACGCCCCTGGTCACTTACCGCACCCAGCACCGGGGCGGAAAAGGCCGGTCGGGCATGTCGACCAAGGACGAGGACGCCGTCACCCGGGTCTTCTCGGCCTCGACCCATACGCCCATGCTGTTCTTCTCGTCCGGCGGCAAGGTCTACAAGCTGAAGGTCTGGCGTTTGCCGGTCGGCACGCCGACTTCGCGGGGCAAGGCCTTCATCAATCTGTTCCCGATCGAGCCCGGCGAAACCATCACTTCCATCCTGCCCCTGCCAGAGGATGAGGCCACCTGGGATCGCTTCGACGTCATGTTCGCCACCCAGTCGGGGGGCGTGCGCCGGAACAAGCTGTCGGACTTCGTGCAGATCAACCGGAACGGCAAGATCGCCATGAAGCTGGATGACGGCGACTCCATCATCGGCGTGGGGCTCTGCAATGCGGCCCAGAATGACATACTTCTGACCACGGCCCTGGGCCGTTGCATCCGCTTCGCCACGGAAGAGGTCCGGGTCTTCGCCGGCCGGGAATCCACCGGGGTGCGGGGCATACGACTGGCCGACACCGATCAGGTGATCTCCATGGCCGTACTGCGGTCTGTGGATGCGACCGCCGCCGAGCGGGCCGCCTATGTGAAGCATGCCAACGCCATGCGTCGGGCCGAACTGGGCGCGGATTCCGGAGAGGCCGAAGAAACATCGGCGCCGACCGACGACGAAGAGGCCGAAGGCGAGGATATGGCCTCCCTGAGTCTGGAGCGGATCGCCGAGCTGGGCGCCGCAGAGGAACAGATCCTCACCGTTTCTACCGAAGGCTTCGGCAAGCGGACATCTGCGTATGAATTCCGTCGCACCGGACGGGGCGGGCAGGGGCTGCTGGCCCAGGACCTCTCCAAGAAGGGCGGCCGCCTGGCGGCTTCCTTCCCTGTGGACGAGCATGACGAGATCCTGCTGGTCACGGACCAGGGGCAACTGATCCGTACCCCGGTGTCCCAGGTTCGCGTCGTCGGCCGTAACAGCCAGGGCGTCACCATCTTCCGTACAGCCGAAAACGAGCATGTCGTCTCTGTTGAGCGCCTTGCAGACCAGGGCGGCGATGAGGATGACGGTGATGCTGGCGGTGAGGGCGAGGACGTTTCCGGAGCGCCGGACGCATAA